The following coding sequences lie in one Corallococcus macrosporus genomic window:
- a CDS encoding cadherin-like domain-containing protein, translating to MSWECPSTMFHSSVARLSPLLGVLAALTLSSCQATSVPEDDSPAVAPSAPPETRAPFDVSAVMRQVHFAYRPDGAAWSGGHSTYGVKVGTEGLTLTPFASLNGTVKGAPLSLGVMRWQRGGRSAGLNAAQARLEQAGHLTLAREGFTESLRNTEEGVRQEWVFSEAPEGAGALVLTVPVKGLVYVGSTEQGLHFKDSRTGLGFRHGHAAWVEASGRSTPLPARYVAGAIQYRVPSAVLEASVFPATVAPVISPEFGMDQPVPAPQQGIQINPAVASNGTGQLVVWEDRRQGTAQLVGTRVSNRAEVQDVFGIVLGPVQAFSDLFALASNGTDYLVVWKPTSDGKLQARRVSPAGELLDTAPIILFPASSETQTAPAVASDGTDYLVTAWSSSTAGRRVVGARVTGAGAVLEPAGFTLATSAVTRGRPAVASNGTDYFVAWEDSPDSQEGRVLGARVTRTGTVLDAQALPLAAGAPGLRAPAVASNGTDYLVAWREQGADPENRLLGTRVTSAGTVLDGPGFELSPPGALPSAPVIASDGEGYLVVWSVDRSGQDVLLGTRVTSAGGVVDGGALDLFAAPGEHTEPAVAFNGTDYFVAWERAFDILGMRVTPAREVLDASGVVLSTSASTQTKPVVASNGTDYLVVWSDTGHGGQSVVGVRVTAEGQVLDPSGLAIAWGAGDTGGGVDPAVASNGTDYLVIWAHYRAWSPEILGTRITSTGEILHPSGRRLSPEGGLGARSPALASNGTDYLVTFLQSQEEGASIVAGVRVSGQGEARDASALRIAEGTGYPSDPRVASNGKDYLVVWADSRGSDVDIHGSRVTSEGTVLEPWGLPISTARYDQKSPAVASNGTDYLVTWAGFSGNNIPHIQGARLTGTGTVLDPAGFVISTNRYQQFPSVASLGTEYLVTWQDSVVNSPNSNVYGARVTGAGVVREPQGIPIAASTDKEGTPAVVAPGTGRTAFVVYDHEDTAAPYWSHRTRGRLVTFNDNRPPSAMAQAVSTKEDTPVSLTLQGTDPDGQGLSYVIMSPPLHGTLSGEGRDRTYQPTARYSGPDSFTFRVSDGEFFSATVAVSIQVTGVNHAPSVPVLLAPEAQARLEEGTVTFQWGASADVDGDAVTYALEVLQEGTRLRLYKTAQTTGSLGTDEALPLGNYTWRVSAVDSKDASSGASPERGFTVTGEETADGGSLDGGGDTDAGIPDAGPASDGGVKPAPAPLPEDTSGCGCSPVSGAAPMAPMILAALGLLVGRSRRRR from the coding sequence ATGTCCTGGGAATGCCCGTCCACCATGTTCCACTCCTCCGTCGCGCGGCTGAGCCCGCTCCTCGGTGTACTCGCTGCCCTGACGCTGTCCTCCTGTCAGGCCACCTCCGTCCCGGAGGATGACTCGCCCGCGGTGGCGCCCTCCGCGCCCCCCGAGACCCGCGCCCCCTTCGATGTCTCGGCGGTCATGCGGCAGGTTCACTTCGCCTACCGGCCCGACGGCGCGGCCTGGAGTGGAGGGCACTCCACCTACGGCGTGAAGGTCGGGACGGAGGGGCTGACGCTGACCCCCTTCGCCTCGCTGAACGGGACCGTGAAGGGCGCGCCGCTCTCGCTCGGCGTCATGCGCTGGCAGCGCGGAGGACGGAGCGCCGGGCTGAACGCGGCCCAGGCCCGTCTGGAGCAGGCAGGACACCTCACCCTGGCCCGGGAGGGCTTCACCGAAAGCCTGCGCAACACGGAGGAGGGCGTCCGTCAGGAATGGGTCTTCTCCGAGGCGCCGGAGGGCGCGGGCGCGCTGGTGTTGACCGTCCCTGTGAAGGGACTGGTCTATGTCGGGAGCACCGAGCAGGGGCTCCACTTCAAGGATTCGCGGACGGGCCTGGGCTTCCGCCATGGCCATGCGGCCTGGGTGGAGGCCTCGGGCCGCAGCACGCCGCTGCCCGCGCGATACGTGGCGGGCGCCATCCAGTATCGCGTCCCCTCGGCGGTGCTGGAGGCGTCCGTGTTCCCCGCCACCGTGGCGCCTGTCATCTCGCCGGAGTTCGGCATGGACCAGCCGGTCCCGGCTCCCCAGCAGGGCATCCAGATCAACCCCGCGGTGGCCTCCAATGGAACGGGCCAGCTCGTCGTCTGGGAGGATCGCCGTCAGGGCACGGCGCAGCTGGTGGGCACCCGGGTGTCGAACAGGGCCGAGGTCCAGGATGTCTTTGGCATCGTCCTCGGGCCGGTCCAGGCCTTCTCCGACCTCTTCGCGCTGGCCTCGAACGGGACGGACTACCTCGTCGTCTGGAAGCCCACGAGCGACGGCAAGCTCCAGGCCCGTCGCGTGTCCCCGGCGGGCGAGCTGCTGGACACCGCGCCCATCATCCTGTTCCCCGCCTCCAGCGAGACGCAGACCGCCCCGGCGGTGGCCTCGGATGGCACGGACTACCTCGTCACCGCGTGGAGCTCCAGCACCGCGGGGCGCCGGGTGGTCGGTGCACGGGTGACGGGGGCGGGCGCCGTCCTGGAGCCCGCGGGCTTCACCCTCGCCACGAGCGCGGTCACGAGGGGCCGGCCCGCCGTGGCCTCCAATGGCACGGACTACTTCGTCGCCTGGGAGGACTCGCCCGACTCGCAGGAGGGCAGGGTCCTCGGAGCGCGGGTCACCCGCACGGGCACCGTGCTCGACGCGCAAGCCCTCCCGCTCGCGGCGGGCGCCCCCGGGTTGCGTGCCCCGGCGGTGGCCTCGAATGGCACCGACTACCTCGTCGCCTGGCGCGAGCAGGGCGCGGACCCGGAGAACCGCCTCCTGGGGACGCGGGTCACGAGCGCGGGCACGGTGCTGGATGGTCCGGGGTTCGAACTCTCCCCGCCGGGCGCTCTGCCCTCCGCGCCCGTCATCGCGTCCGACGGGGAGGGCTATCTCGTCGTCTGGTCGGTTGACCGCTCGGGCCAGGACGTCCTCCTGGGCACGCGCGTCACGAGCGCGGGAGGCGTGGTGGATGGGGGGGCGCTGGACCTCTTCGCCGCTCCGGGTGAACACACCGAACCCGCGGTGGCCTTCAACGGAACGGACTACTTCGTGGCCTGGGAGCGCGCCTTCGACATCCTCGGCATGCGCGTGACGCCCGCGAGGGAGGTCCTGGATGCCTCCGGCGTGGTCCTCTCCACGTCGGCCAGCACGCAGACGAAGCCCGTCGTGGCGTCGAACGGCACGGACTACCTGGTCGTCTGGTCCGACACCGGCCACGGTGGACAGAGCGTCGTCGGCGTCCGGGTGACCGCCGAGGGCCAGGTGCTGGATCCATCCGGCCTCGCCATCGCCTGGGGGGCCGGGGACACCGGGGGAGGTGTGGATCCCGCGGTCGCGTCGAACGGAACGGACTACCTCGTCATCTGGGCGCATTACCGTGCATGGTCCCCGGAGATCCTTGGCACCCGGATCACGAGCACGGGGGAGATCCTGCACCCGTCAGGACGCCGCCTCTCCCCGGAAGGGGGGCTGGGGGCCCGGTCGCCGGCACTGGCCTCCAATGGAACGGACTACCTCGTCACCTTCCTCCAGTCCCAGGAGGAGGGTGCCTCCATCGTCGCGGGCGTCCGGGTCTCGGGCCAGGGCGAGGCGCGGGATGCCTCGGCGTTACGCATCGCCGAGGGCACCGGCTATCCCTCGGACCCGCGGGTGGCTTCCAACGGGAAGGACTACCTCGTGGTCTGGGCGGACTCCCGCGGCAGCGACGTGGACATCCATGGCTCGCGGGTGACGTCCGAGGGCACCGTCCTGGAGCCCTGGGGGCTTCCCATCTCCACCGCGAGATACGACCAGAAGAGTCCCGCGGTGGCCTCGAACGGAACGGACTATCTCGTCACCTGGGCAGGCTTCAGCGGGAACAACATTCCCCATATCCAGGGCGCGCGTCTGACGGGCACGGGGACGGTGCTCGACCCGGCGGGGTTCGTCATCTCCACGAACCGCTACCAGCAATTCCCCTCGGTGGCCTCGTTGGGGACGGAGTACCTGGTCACCTGGCAGGACAGTGTCGTGAACAGCCCCAACTCCAACGTCTACGGGGCGCGGGTGACGGGCGCGGGCGTCGTGCGTGAGCCGCAGGGAATTCCCATCGCGGCCAGCACCGACAAGGAGGGCACGCCCGCCGTGGTGGCGCCTGGAACCGGAAGGACGGCCTTCGTCGTCTATGACCACGAGGACACCGCCGCGCCCTACTGGAGTCACCGGACCCGCGGGCGGCTCGTGACGTTCAATGACAACCGTCCGCCTTCCGCCATGGCGCAAGCCGTGTCCACGAAGGAGGACACGCCCGTGTCCCTGACGCTCCAGGGAACGGATCCGGACGGCCAGGGCCTGAGCTACGTCATCATGTCGCCGCCTCTGCACGGCACGCTGAGCGGCGAGGGCCGCGACCGGACCTACCAGCCCACGGCCCGGTACTCCGGTCCGGACAGCTTCACCTTCCGCGTGTCGGACGGGGAGTTCTTCTCCGCGACCGTCGCCGTGTCCATCCAGGTGACGGGCGTCAATCATGCGCCCTCCGTCCCCGTGCTCCTCGCACCCGAGGCGCAGGCACGCCTGGAAGAGGGGACCGTCACGTTCCAGTGGGGCGCCTCCGCGGATGTCGATGGGGATGCCGTCACCTATGCGCTGGAAGTCCTCCAGGAGGGCACCCGCCTTCGCCTGTACAAGACGGCGCAGACGACCGGGTCCCTGGGAACGGACGAGGCGCTGCCATTGGGGAACTACACCTGGCGCGTCAGCGCCGTGGATTCGAAAGATGCCTCCAGCGGCGCGTCCCCCGAGCGCGGCTTCACTGTCACGGGCGAAGAGACCGCTGACGGGGGCTCCCTGGATGGTGGCGGCGACACGGACGCAGGTATTCCTGACGCGGGTCCTGCGAGCGACGGTGGCGTCAAGCCGGCACCGGCTCCCCTGCCTGAAGACACCTCGGGCTGCGGCTGCAGCCCTGTCTCGGGGGCGGCTCCCATGGCGCCGATGATCCTGGCGGCCCTGGGGCTGCTGGTGGGAAGGTCCCGCCGCCGCCGCTGA
- a CDS encoding OmpA family protein, with product MKLKAFCIAVSLLAVPGVAAAQSPFDSLKKAAGDAGKSTVEKRVNTKLTEEGRANQCSFKTGTAELTPGCDAKLKKLTNALVDAKKQLVAAGVKSYKFEVSGHTDSTGDAAKNKALSEQRAETIVKELVARGIPRAEITAVGYGSERPLVKPDNTEAKRAKNRRYELQVRL from the coding sequence ATGAAGCTCAAGGCGTTCTGCATCGCCGTGTCGCTGTTGGCCGTCCCCGGCGTGGCCGCCGCGCAATCCCCCTTTGATTCCCTGAAGAAGGCCGCGGGTGACGCGGGCAAGTCCACCGTGGAGAAGCGCGTCAACACGAAGCTGACGGAGGAGGGCCGCGCCAACCAGTGCAGCTTCAAGACGGGCACCGCCGAGCTGACGCCCGGCTGCGACGCGAAGCTCAAGAAGCTCACCAACGCCCTCGTGGACGCGAAGAAGCAGCTCGTCGCCGCCGGGGTGAAGAGCTACAAGTTCGAGGTCTCCGGGCACACCGACTCGACGGGTGACGCCGCGAAGAACAAGGCGCTCAGCGAGCAGCGCGCGGAGACCATCGTCAAGGAGCTGGTCGCCCGGGGCATCCCCCGCGCGGAGATCACCGCGGTGGGCTACGGCTCCGAGCGCCCCCTGGTGAAGCCGGACAACACCGAGGCGAAGCGCGCGAAGAACCGCCGCTACGAGCTGCAGGTCCGCCTGTAG
- a CDS encoding proprotein convertase P-domain-containing protein, which yields MNSRLRRFLSFSSVPLLLSCGAAAVSDTPAAALATQAQELASGTPAGNGVVLFLNDWNTTFAVLDTQVPLNSQAAQSIADWREGPDGVLHTADDRRFVSIEQVDDLMYVGPAALSALEAYARGTGRVELPVDGWVGTYHGVSFNVAEARRALAVVNTQSAAALQSTYNVPAVAANAMVAARPFYDILKLGRLPGVDATALQNLKTATQAGEEGDPCTATTTCGPTLMCEGIPNDGSSPYGRCVTAVSTPGDGASCSRFVPCQDGLACHGLDSGAVEGWCRPAWMSGEFTAYPDLTLQGNTTALTTTQPVVGLATVPEDITVELDLAHNNPSRLVLTLEDPGGETALLWDGPNEGTPPKRIPVTRGIPRDGTINGLWKLHVVNPSGVGNGKLREWKLKLTSRWD from the coding sequence ATGAACTCCAGACTCCGTCGTTTTCTGTCGTTTTCCTCGGTTCCCCTCCTCCTGAGCTGCGGCGCGGCCGCGGTGTCGGACACGCCGGCCGCCGCGCTGGCCACGCAGGCGCAGGAGCTGGCCTCGGGCACGCCCGCGGGCAATGGCGTGGTGCTGTTCCTCAACGACTGGAACACCACGTTCGCCGTGCTCGACACGCAGGTGCCGCTCAACTCGCAGGCGGCGCAGAGCATCGCCGACTGGCGCGAGGGCCCGGACGGCGTCCTGCACACGGCGGATGACCGCCGCTTCGTCTCCATCGAGCAGGTGGACGACCTGATGTACGTGGGGCCCGCGGCGCTGAGCGCGCTGGAGGCGTACGCGCGGGGCACGGGCCGGGTGGAGCTGCCGGTGGACGGCTGGGTGGGCACGTACCACGGCGTGTCGTTCAACGTGGCGGAGGCGCGCCGGGCGCTGGCCGTGGTGAACACGCAGTCCGCGGCGGCGTTGCAGTCGACGTACAACGTGCCCGCGGTGGCGGCGAACGCGATGGTGGCCGCGCGGCCGTTCTACGACATCCTGAAGCTGGGCCGGCTGCCCGGCGTGGACGCGACGGCGCTGCAGAACCTCAAGACGGCCACGCAGGCGGGTGAAGAGGGCGACCCGTGCACGGCCACGACGACGTGCGGGCCCACGCTGATGTGCGAGGGCATCCCGAACGACGGCTCCAGCCCCTATGGCCGCTGTGTGACGGCGGTGAGCACCCCGGGCGACGGCGCGTCGTGCTCGCGCTTCGTGCCGTGTCAGGACGGGCTGGCGTGCCACGGCCTGGACTCCGGCGCGGTGGAGGGCTGGTGCCGGCCGGCGTGGATGTCGGGCGAGTTCACGGCGTACCCGGACCTGACGCTGCAGGGGAACACGACGGCGCTGACGACGACGCAGCCGGTGGTGGGCCTGGCGACGGTGCCGGAGGACATCACGGTGGAGCTGGACCTGGCGCACAACAACCCGTCCCGGCTGGTGCTGACGCTGGAGGATCCGGGCGGTGAGACGGCGCTCCTGTGGGACGGCCCCAACGAGGGCACGCCGCCCAAGCGCATCCCGGTGACGCGCGGCATCCCGCGTGACGGCACCATCAACGGCCTGTGGAAGCTGCACGTGGTGAACCCGTCGGGCGTGGGCAACGGCAAGCTGCGTGAGTGGAAGCTGAAGCTGACCAGCCGCTGGGACTGA